ACCCGAAACCACCGCGTGCGGATTGTCCTTGGCATCGCGTCGGCTGCGCGCGACCACTTCGGCGAGGTCGCGTTCGGTCTTGCCGGTCGCTTCCATGAAGGCACGTGCCTGGATCGCCGCGAGGCTGTTCGAGTCGGGCCAGAGCGGCGTGACTGTATAGGGGTCGAGTTGGAGACACATCACTTCGCCGTGATCGCCCGGAGAACCCTTGCCGAAGGAATAGACGAGCGCGCTGCTCACGTCGCCGGTCTGGATCTTGATCCAGGCCTCGTACATCGCGAACGCTCCGTCCATTTCGACATGCGATTCCTTGATCGGAGGCCATGCGCCGACGGCATCGAGTGCGCCCACGAATGCGAAAGCCTGGCCTTGCAGGTAGTCGCAGCTTCCCGAGCAGGTGAACTCGATATCGGCTCTCGGCATGCCTGAGGCTTCGACGGCTTCCGCGACGACAGGCATCAGGATCTCGACTTCGTTCCGTTCCCTTTCTTTTCGTTTACAGGATTGGGCAAAGGAAATGATGGCAACGTCGCGCATTACACATGGTCCTTGTACAGATCGTAG
The bacterium genome window above contains:
- a CDS encoding lipid-transfer protein → MRDVAIISFAQSCKRKERERNEVEILMPVVAEAVEASGMPRADIEFTCSGSCDYLQGQAFAFVGALDAVGAWPPIKESHVEMDGAFAMYEAWIKIQTGDVSSALVYSFGKGSPGDHGEVMCLQLDPYTVTPLWPDSNSLAAIQARAFMEATGKTERDLAEVVARSRRDAKDNPHAVVSGDFDVEKLLAERVTNSPLRLHDCPPVSDGASAMVIAEASVARKFSKNPVWIRGIDHRIESQNLGVRDLTRSASTEIAGRNAKVHESKIDFAELHAPYSHQELILQAALGLGDDVRINPSGGALTAHPTMAAGFNRIGEAANRIAAGDGRRAVAHCTSGPCLQQNLVCVLEGE